TTCCGGGCGACGAGTGACGGGTGACGATGATGTCGATCTTCATGGCTTCGATATTCCGCACGGTGTCGCGGAGCGATTCACCCTTCGAGACGCTCGACGAGCTTTTTGCGAACGAAACCACTTCCGCGCTGAGACGGCGCTCTGCAAGCTCGAAGGAAATCCGTGTCCGTGTCGAATCCTCGAAAAAGAGATTGAGAACCGCAACCCCTTTCAATGTCGGAACGATACGGATAGGCCTGTCGAGCACCTCGCGGAACGAGACCGCGGTATCGAGAATGGTTGTAATGTCCTCCTTCGACACTCCCTTGAGGCCGAAGAGATGATCCAGTCCGAACGCCATCAGCTCTCACCTCCACGGTCAAGGGTGACGAGTGTCACTTCATCGACGCCGTCCTCTTCGAGCATGCGGACTCTGATTTCCTCGTCCGTATCGGTCGGGATTTTTTTCCCTATATAGTCCGCCCTGAGGGGAAGCTCACGGTGTCCGCGATCGACCAGAACCGCCAGCTCCACCCGTCCCGGCCTCCCGAAATCCATGATCGCATCGAGCGCGCTCCGCACAGTCCTCCCCGTGTAAAACACATCGTCGACCAGCACGACGGTGATGCCCTCGACCTCGAACTGTATCGAGGTGATCTGCACATTCGGCTGTTTGAGGGCGACCCTGAAATCATCCCGGTACATTGTCACATCGAGAATGCCCACGGGGATCGGCGTGTTCTCAACCTCTTCGATCATGGCGGCGATTCGTCTGGCTATGTGAACACCCCGTGTCTGAAGGCCGACTAACACCAGATTGTCCGGGCCGCTGTTGCTGTCGAGAATCTCGTAGGCTATGCGCTGCAGGGCGCGTTTGATGTCGGCGGCATCCATTACCTTCAGCTCGTTTTTGATGGTCACCCTTGCACCTCCGTTCCGGACAAAAAAAACCTCACCTGCAAAGGTGAGATTTTACAATCCATAGCCCTGTACGGGAAACAACCGTTCCCGGCCGGAAAATTCAGTAAATGTCATACTATACACGGTATTCTGCATGATACTCTGTGATTTGTTTCTCCAGCTGCGGATTCAATGAGCTTAAACTTATCAATTATACAAAATTTTTTTTCGGGAGTCAATAACGGAAATTTTTTTGTGACTTTTTCTCTTCTGCCTTGTGCCTTCTGCCTTGTGCCTGTCTTTTCCCGAAAACCGGTTGTGACCGCGGGGCTTTTCAACGGGTTTGTAAATTCGCGCGATTTAATAGTCGATATTCTATTTATAATCAATGTATTACAATACAATTCATCGTGGATTTTGGGGGTAGAAAGCGAAAAAATATTTTTTTTGTGGGGAGCTGCTTTAAATCAGCCGACATCATTGACCCCCCTCGGCTGCGCCGTGTCCCCCCTGTAAAAGAAGGGGGGATGTCCGATTCGCCGCGCTGTGTCACCGTGTAAGGACAGGATGAATTTCTTACAATCAAAGACACACCATGAAAATGAAGTAAATAATCGATCTCTTTTCTCTGTGTTCGCCGTGTTCGCCGTGGTTAAATACATTTTTTTTTACTTCAATGCTTATCAAAAGATATAGCCAGAAATACTTTATCCGGTTATTCAATTAACCCGGATTATTCGCGAGAATATTTCACCATAAAGAATCGGAGAAGGGGTAATTCATAAATTACCCCTACCATGTTACACCGGACAGGTACGAAACACAAATCCGCGTTTATCCGCCCGATCCGCGAAAATCCGCGTTCTATTGAATTATGTGAATCATCCGGCCCAGTTTCGACAGAAGCCTGCCAATATACTCGTTCGCGCGAATCAGCAGCCTGCTGCGGCCGCGGTCGATAAATCCGGAAACGACATCCGCCAGCTCGGGTGTTCTGAGATACCCGTAAATCTTGTGCGGGTTCTTTTTCCCGTTGCGCTCATAGTCGTTTGAGACAGCCGTATCGACCGGGCGGACATGACGGGAGTTTTCGCCGTAATCATCGCCAAGATCGTAATTGAACGCCACCTTGTCTTCGAGGTCGGAAAAATTGTACCAGCACCGCGTGACATTCTCCGGCGTCCGCACCTGCCTGTCCTGTACGATATCCCCGTGCCGTTCGAGCGCAATCCTGCTTACAACGACCGGTATTCCGAGAGGAGAGCCCATGGTTACGAAGGTATCGACCTCGATATCCGGCTCTGTGCGGGTCATCACATCATAGGCGATAATCGTTCCCATGGAATGGGATATCAGCAGAATGTCTTTCCCCCTGTGCTTTTCGAGGATTGCGGCCAAGCGCTCGCGGATGATTTCCTTTGCCGGGCGATCCTGACTGATTCCGTTCTGGCCGGGTGAAGAATAATAAATTTCGAGCTCGCGGAAATAATGGTGGATGATCATATCGGTGACCGATGAATAGTTGACGGTCATGTCGTCGTTGAGGAGGATTTTATCGAGCTGTATCTCGATGTAGTGGAGTATCTTTTTGCGGAGTTCGCTCGGAACCTTTCTCCCGGAGGATGACGCGGGAACATACGGCTCCTCCATATAGAGCGGGTGTTCCGGGTCTTTCTCACGGGGATCGAGCGGTTTTTCGTAAAGAACATCCGCCCAGTACACGAGCTCGAAGGGGATGAACAGGCGGGGCTTGCCGATTGCGTTCAGGCCCTCGCGGATCGACTGTTTCCACCACTTTTTCAGAATATCACATGGTGGTTTGTTACCGAGCCCATGAATGCCGATGATTATTTTAGCCATCCCTCAACCCATTGAAATCGAGCTATTCACAAACGTTTATAGAACACGGATTTTCGCCGGACCGAACGGTCATGTCCGAGGCCGGTCAGGATTGACCAGCGTCTGACGGTATA
The bacterium DNA segment above includes these coding regions:
- the pyrR gene encoding bifunctional pyr operon transcriptional regulator/uracil phosphoribosyltransferase PyrR, which codes for MKNELKVMDAADIKRALQRIAYEILDSNSGPDNLVLVGLQTRGVHIARRIAAMIEEVENTPIPVGILDVTMYRDDFRVALKQPNVQITSIQFEVEGITVVLVDDVFYTGRTVRSALDAIMDFGRPGRVELAVLVDRGHRELPLRADYIGKKIPTDTDEEIRVRMLEEDGVDEVTLVTLDRGGES